A single region of the Pararhodospirillum photometricum DSM 122 genome encodes:
- a CDS encoding TRAP transporter substrate-binding protein — MLTRRTFARLAGIATLALSASVLTTMPALAEPIVIKFSHVVAPNTPKGKGAEKFKELAESYTAGAVKVEIYPNSQLYKDKEEMEALQLGAVQMLAPSLAKFGPLGVQQFELFDLPYLMKDYDDLRKITDGEVGKGLLARLEPKGIKGLAYWDNGFKVMSANSPLHTPDDFLGLKMRIQSSKILEAQMQALGAVPQVMAFSEVYQALQTGVVDGTENPPSNMFTQKMHEVQKHATVSNHGYLGYAVIVNKAFWDGLDPAIRGKLEQAMTEATVYANSIAKEENESSLAAMKAAGKTEFYELNADERAQWVKALRPVHDQMAGRIGADLIKEAYAALGTQ, encoded by the coding sequence ATGCTGACACGCCGTACCTTTGCCCGGTTGGCTGGCATTGCCACTCTGGCCTTGTCGGCCTCGGTGCTGACCACGATGCCGGCCCTGGCCGAGCCGATTGTGATCAAGTTCAGCCACGTTGTGGCCCCCAATACCCCCAAGGGCAAGGGCGCCGAGAAGTTCAAGGAACTGGCGGAAAGCTACACCGCAGGGGCGGTCAAGGTTGAGATCTACCCCAACTCCCAGCTCTACAAGGACAAGGAGGAGATGGAAGCCCTCCAACTCGGCGCGGTGCAGATGCTGGCGCCCTCGCTGGCCAAGTTTGGGCCGCTCGGTGTTCAGCAGTTCGAGCTGTTTGACTTGCCCTACCTGATGAAAGACTACGACGACCTGCGCAAGATCACCGACGGCGAGGTCGGCAAGGGCCTCCTGGCCCGGCTGGAGCCCAAGGGCATCAAGGGCTTGGCCTACTGGGACAACGGCTTCAAGGTGATGTCCGCCAACTCCCCCCTGCATACCCCCGACGATTTCCTGGGCCTCAAGATGCGCATTCAGTCTTCCAAGATCCTGGAAGCGCAGATGCAGGCCCTGGGCGCGGTGCCCCAGGTGATGGCCTTCTCGGAAGTCTATCAGGCCTTGCAGACCGGCGTGGTGGACGGCACCGAAAACCCGCCCTCCAATATGTTCACCCAAAAGATGCACGAAGTGCAAAAGCACGCCACGGTCTCCAACCACGGCTACCTGGGCTATGCGGTGATCGTCAACAAGGCGTTCTGGGATGGCCTGGATCCGGCGATCCGGGGCAAGCTGGAGCAGGCCATGACCGAAGCCACGGTCTATGCCAACTCCATCGCCAAGGAAGAAAACGAAAGCTCGCTCGCGGCCATGAAGGCGGCCGGCAAGACCGAGTTTTACGAGCTGAACGCCGACGAGCGCGCCCAGTGGGTCAAGGCCCTGCGGCCCGTGCATGACCAGATGGCCGGTCGCATCGGCGCCGACCTGATCAAGGAAGCCTACGCCGCCCTCGGCACCCAGTAA
- a CDS encoding TRAP transporter small permease: MILRILDRLEETLISVLMAAAVVLIFVAVLHRYSLGVASDLVGYGRSHDLPWLANAAREVFRSINSLKLTWAQETCIYLFIWMAKFGAAYGVRQGIHVGVDILVERLHGAARRRLTLLAMSGGILFTAVVLVISAEFVWNVRLGGQLSPDLEMPMWLIYLAVPLGSALMCFRFIQAFWRYFTTGYIAHHDHSTVDGLDDEAKDLAEGGHA; encoded by the coding sequence ATGATCCTGCGCATCCTCGATCGGCTCGAAGAAACTCTGATTTCCGTGCTCATGGCCGCCGCCGTGGTGCTCATCTTCGTGGCCGTTCTCCATCGGTATTCCCTCGGCGTGGCCTCCGATCTGGTGGGTTATGGCCGGTCCCACGATCTGCCCTGGCTGGCCAACGCGGCTCGCGAGGTGTTTCGGTCGATCAATAGCCTCAAACTCACCTGGGCTCAGGAGACCTGCATCTACCTGTTCATCTGGATGGCCAAGTTTGGCGCGGCCTATGGCGTGCGCCAGGGCATCCATGTGGGGGTCGATATTCTCGTTGAGCGCCTGCACGGCGCCGCGCGCCGCCGCCTCACCTTGCTGGCGATGTCGGGGGGCATTCTGTTCACCGCAGTGGTGCTGGTGATCAGCGCCGAGTTTGTCTGGAACGTGCGTCTGGGCGGCCAGCTCTCGCCCGATCTCGAAATGCCGATGTGGCTGATCTACCTCGCGGTACCGCTGGGGTCGGCCTTGATGTGCTTTCGCTTCATCCAGGCGTTCTGGCGTTACTTCACCACCGGCTACATCGCTCACCACGATCACAGCACGGTCGATGGCCTCGATGACGAGGCGAAGGATCTGGCCGAAGGAGGCCACGCGTGA